In the genome of Leeuwenhoekiella sp. MAR_2009_132, one region contains:
- the neuC gene encoding UDP-N-acetylglucosamine 2-epimerase: MKKIAFLSGTRADFGKLKSLIQAVQKAAEFEYGIFATGMHLLGKYGMTVIEIEKAGFTNIHRFENHTSETTMDLTLAKTIEGFSAYVKEFQPDLIVVHGDRVEALAGAIVGSLNNILVGHIEGGELSGTVDELIRHSVSKLSHIHFVSNKTAAKRLVQMGELESSIFTIGSADLDVLFSSQLPSLETVKAYYDISFDEYAVVLYHPVTTDFSNTKSYAAHFVATLLQDDTNYIVIYPNNDLGSNEILAEYEKLKNNPRFRIFPSLRFEYFITLLKNAKFLIGNSSAGIHEAPYLGIPTVNIGRRQENRDLHTNTIVHVANTVAAILEGIDSAKNMQASPKKRKSLQNAAALFLQNLSSQKLWEIDHQKQFRDL; this comes from the coding sequence ATGAAAAAAATAGCCTTCTTAAGTGGTACCCGAGCAGACTTTGGTAAACTTAAATCCCTGATTCAGGCGGTTCAGAAAGCTGCTGAATTTGAATACGGCATTTTTGCAACAGGGATGCATTTGCTAGGGAAGTACGGGATGACGGTGATTGAGATTGAAAAGGCGGGATTTACAAACATTCACCGCTTTGAAAATCACACCTCAGAAACAACGATGGATCTTACATTGGCTAAAACTATTGAAGGCTTTTCGGCTTATGTTAAGGAGTTTCAACCAGATCTAATAGTTGTACACGGTGATAGGGTAGAAGCACTTGCAGGAGCTATTGTAGGCTCTCTAAATAATATTTTAGTTGGGCATATTGAAGGAGGCGAACTTTCGGGTACGGTAGATGAGTTGATTCGGCATTCTGTAAGTAAATTGAGTCATATTCACTTTGTATCCAATAAAACAGCAGCAAAGCGACTGGTGCAAATGGGAGAGTTGGAGTCGTCTATTTTTACCATAGGTTCTGCAGATTTAGATGTGTTGTTCAGTTCGCAGTTACCTTCTTTGGAAACGGTAAAGGCCTATTACGACATTTCGTTTGATGAATATGCGGTGGTCCTTTATCATCCGGTTACTACAGATTTTTCAAATACTAAATCGTATGCTGCACATTTTGTAGCTACTTTACTTCAGGATGACACTAACTATATTGTAATTTATCCAAATAACGATTTGGGTTCTAACGAGATTTTAGCGGAATATGAAAAACTGAAGAACAACCCCAGATTCCGTATTTTTCCTTCCTTACGATTTGAATACTTTATCACGCTTCTAAAAAATGCTAAGTTTCTAATAGGTAATAGTAGTGCAGGTATACACGAGGCACCCTACCTAGGAATTCCAACGGTAAATATTGGTAGGCGACAGGAAAACAGAGACTTGCATACAAATACGATCGTTCACGTTGCAAATACTGTTGCCGCTATTTTAGAAGGAATTGATTCAGCTAAAAATATGCAGGCAAGCCCTAAAAAACGTAAATCATTGCAAAATGCTGCTGCTCTTTTTCTACAAAATCTTTCTTCTCAAAAACTTTGGGAGATAGATCATCAGAAGCAATTTAGAGATCTTTAA
- a CDS encoding glycosyltransferase family 2 protein, with the protein MIVLIHNGQKPISVTDRNTWKTIAVNARILSEILIELAQKFSGRKLIWVHQEISELVDFNFIRSQKNAHTLLSFAVAHPYILNEELGFVDQSVFLTVNQAVCYPTYLMSADVGCITSNTLLHFTSHFPAYSDFNLFLAVLAKLGIPKGLLCYSEPRLIQSRSNNVELRFSKNQKFTYSFIAATKSKAWLLLYEFQRLIYTKSISPFYLLKALGQKQIDTSSIQYLPKTEWSTFKNTIRLSIDVVIPTIGRKSVLYQTLRDLAAQSVTPKTVLLVEQNPDSGTFSELDYLQTENWPFEIKHTFTHKTGACNARNLALDQITSEWVFLADDDLRISSDFLEEALQFIEQTKPEAFTVSCLQKDEQEHVKSVIQWEAFGSGCSFVKASVIKDIRFDTAFEYGFGEDADFGMQLRNSGVDVLYNPFLKLIHLKAPSGGFRTQLKKPWEYEEIQPKPVPTVLAFFLKHKIDSQILGYKTLLFLKFYKNQSVRNPFAYLRQMQKRWSLSKSWAEKLLSEKQ; encoded by the coding sequence TTGATTGTTTTAATACATAATGGGCAAAAACCCATATCGGTTACAGACCGTAACACGTGGAAAACCATTGCTGTAAATGCTCGTATACTTTCTGAAATACTTATAGAATTAGCGCAAAAATTTAGTGGTCGTAAACTTATATGGGTACATCAGGAAATAAGTGAGCTGGTAGATTTTAATTTTATTCGCTCGCAGAAAAATGCTCATACTCTATTAAGTTTTGCGGTTGCACACCCTTATATTTTGAATGAAGAATTGGGATTTGTAGATCAATCGGTTTTTTTAACTGTTAATCAAGCGGTTTGTTATCCTACGTATTTAATGAGTGCAGATGTGGGGTGTATCACATCAAATACATTACTACATTTTACATCACATTTCCCTGCATATTCAGATTTCAATTTATTCCTAGCGGTCTTAGCAAAATTAGGAATACCCAAAGGCCTTTTGTGTTATAGTGAACCACGATTAATACAATCTAGAAGTAATAATGTTGAATTGCGTTTTTCTAAAAATCAGAAATTCACCTATTCCTTTATTGCTGCCACTAAGAGTAAAGCCTGGCTACTACTCTATGAATTTCAGCGTCTTATTTATACAAAATCTATAAGTCCGTTTTATTTATTAAAAGCTTTAGGTCAAAAACAAATTGATACCTCCTCCATTCAGTATTTACCTAAAACTGAATGGAGCACATTTAAAAATACTATAAGACTATCTATTGATGTTGTGATACCTACAATAGGTAGAAAATCGGTATTGTACCAAACTTTACGAGACTTAGCTGCGCAGAGCGTCACTCCCAAAACAGTGTTGCTTGTAGAACAAAATCCGGATTCAGGGACTTTTTCAGAGTTAGATTACCTGCAGACTGAAAATTGGCCGTTTGAAATTAAACACACATTTACACATAAAACAGGTGCGTGTAATGCGCGTAATTTGGCATTAGATCAAATTACTTCAGAATGGGTTTTTCTGGCGGATGATGATTTAAGAATTTCTTCAGATTTTCTGGAGGAGGCATTACAATTTATTGAGCAAACTAAACCAGAAGCCTTTACGGTAAGTTGTTTGCAAAAAGACGAACAAGAACACGTTAAATCTGTTATTCAGTGGGAAGCTTTTGGTTCGGGGTGTAGTTTTGTAAAAGCTTCTGTAATAAAAGATATACGTTTTGATACGGCTTTTGAATATGGTTTTGGTGAAGATGCAGATTTTGGGATGCAATTACGCAACTCCGGAGTTGATGTATTGTACAATCCGTTTTTAAAATTAATACATCTTAAGGCGCCATCAGGAGGTTTTAGAACGCAACTAAAAAAGCCCTGGGAGTATGAGGAGATTCAGCCAAAGCCTGTACCTACAGTACTTGCTTTCTTTTTAAAACATAAAATTGATTCTCAAATATTAGGATACAAAACCTTGTTGTTTCTAAAGTTTTATAAGAATCAATCAGTAAGAAATCCATTTGCTTATCTTCGGCAAATGCAAAAACGCTGGAGCTTGAGTAAATCCTGGGCAGAAAAACTCCTGTCAGAAAAACAATGA
- a CDS encoding glycosyltransferase family 4 protein codes for MHVAFLTPEYPHPELKGSAGLGTSIKNLAAGLIAKEIQVTVFVYDQQKDVVFNHHGITIHSIAKRKFKLGGWYLYRNFLQRYVNKFITQNRINVLEAPDWTGITAFMSYKCPLIIRLHGSDGYFCNLENRPQKTKNRLFEKSALRRADYILSVSQFCADLTSEIFNLKRDIKVIPNGVDTAAFKPEKESEVDFQLLYFGSIIRKKGVLELAEIVNRVFAKEERAILIVAGGDVKDIFTQRSTQELFLETVQTQFHNRVHFKGVLPYDEIKTELAKASVVVLPSFAEALPMTWIEAMAMQKALVTSDIGWAKEVMIDAQTGFTVDPKNHEKYAHRILELLSNSALREKLGDAARRRVDSKFALEHVVDQNILFYKKVIAD; via the coding sequence ATGCACGTCGCCTTTTTAACTCCCGAATATCCTCATCCTGAACTCAAAGGTTCAGCGGGTTTGGGAACGAGTATCAAAAATTTGGCAGCCGGTTTGATCGCTAAAGAAATACAGGTTACTGTTTTTGTTTATGATCAGCAAAAGGATGTTGTTTTTAATCACCACGGAATAACAATACACAGCATTGCAAAGCGCAAATTTAAACTGGGTGGCTGGTATTTGTATCGTAATTTTTTACAGCGTTATGTAAATAAATTCATCACGCAAAATAGAATAAATGTATTAGAAGCTCCAGACTGGACCGGGATTACAGCATTTATGTCATATAAATGTCCGCTTATAATACGCCTGCACGGAAGCGATGGCTATTTCTGTAACCTGGAAAATAGACCACAAAAAACAAAGAATCGTTTGTTTGAAAAATCGGCGTTGAGAAGAGCAGATTATATTCTTTCTGTAAGTCAATTTTGTGCAGATTTAACGTCTGAAATTTTCAATTTAAAACGGGATATCAAAGTGATTCCTAATGGTGTAGATACTGCTGCTTTTAAGCCAGAGAAGGAGTCTGAGGTTGATTTTCAGCTACTCTATTTTGGGAGCATTATACGCAAAAAAGGAGTTTTAGAATTGGCTGAGATTGTAAACCGTGTTTTCGCGAAAGAGGAGCGCGCCATTCTTATTGTTGCCGGCGGGGATGTGAAGGATATTTTTACCCAGCGCTCAACACAAGAGCTTTTTTTAGAAACGGTACAAACCCAATTTCACAATCGAGTCCATTTTAAGGGTGTTTTGCCTTATGATGAAATAAAAACAGAACTAGCAAAAGCTTCGGTAGTGGTTTTGCCTAGTTTTGCAGAGGCTTTACCTATGACCTGGATTGAAGCGATGGCGATGCAGAAAGCATTGGTGACTTCAGATATTGGCTGGGCCAAGGAGGTGATGATTGATGCGCAGACCGGTTTTACGGTAGATCCTAAAAATCATGAAAAGTATGCACATCGTATTCTGGAGCTTTTAAGTAATTCTGCTTTGCGGGAGAAATTGGGAGATGCTGCGCGAAGGCGTGTGGATTCTAAATTTGCTTTAGAACACGTAGTAGATCAAAATATATTATTTTACAAAAAAGTAATAGCAGATTGA
- the neuB gene encoding N-acetylneuraminate synthase has protein sequence MNPYIQIAHRKIGPDYPPLVIAEIGINHEGSLQVAKELVDAAARAGAEVVKHQTHIVEDEMSGAAKKVIPGNATVSIYEIMRRCALSESDETELKNYVEEKGMIFISTPFSRAAANRLQKMNVPAYKIGSGECNNYPLLKHIASFGKPVILSTGMNTIESVSKAVQIFKEANTPLALLHTTNLYPTPIHLVRFGAMTQLHEAFPKVPFGLSDHTLNNNACLGAVALGASILERHFTDHKQRKGPDIVCSMDEAECAALIKSSTEIWQMRGGIKAPAAEEQVTIDFAFATVCTIASVQKGERFTEENIWVKRPGTGEILAEKFDSILGKIATRDIAVDEQLLQSDVLL, from the coding sequence TTGAACCCATATATACAAATAGCACATCGTAAAATAGGACCAGATTACCCGCCATTGGTGATTGCAGAAATTGGGATTAATCACGAAGGTTCCCTTCAGGTTGCTAAAGAACTGGTGGATGCTGCTGCTCGAGCAGGGGCTGAAGTGGTCAAACACCAGACGCATATTGTAGAAGATGAAATGAGCGGTGCGGCAAAAAAAGTGATTCCGGGTAATGCAACTGTTTCCATATATGAAATTATGCGGCGTTGCGCTCTAAGTGAAAGCGATGAAACTGAACTAAAGAATTATGTCGAAGAAAAAGGGATGATCTTTATTTCTACTCCATTCTCTCGTGCAGCTGCAAACCGACTTCAAAAAATGAATGTACCTGCCTATAAAATAGGATCGGGAGAATGTAATAATTATCCCTTATTAAAACATATAGCAAGTTTTGGTAAACCGGTAATTTTAAGCACCGGTATGAATACCATTGAAAGTGTATCTAAAGCGGTGCAGATTTTTAAAGAAGCAAATACGCCACTAGCACTTTTGCATACAACCAACTTATATCCTACGCCTATTCATTTAGTGCGATTTGGAGCGATGACTCAATTGCACGAGGCGTTTCCTAAAGTTCCATTCGGGTTGTCAGATCATACCTTAAATAATAATGCGTGTTTAGGCGCAGTAGCGCTTGGAGCCTCTATTCTCGAACGTCACTTTACAGATCATAAACAGCGTAAGGGACCGGATATTGTGTGCAGTATGGATGAGGCTGAATGTGCAGCATTAATTAAATCTAGCACAGAAATCTGGCAGATGCGTGGCGGTATAAAAGCTCCTGCCGCAGAAGAGCAGGTTACCATAGACTTTGCTTTTGCCACAGTTTGTACGATTGCTTCTGTTCAAAAGGGCGAGCGATTTACAGAAGAAAATATTTGGGTTAAAAGACCGGGAACGGGTGAGATTCTTGCAGAGAAATTTGATTCTATACTAGGCAAAATAGCTACTAGAGATATTGCAGTAGATGAGCAGCTTTTGCAATCAGATGTGCTTTTATGA
- a CDS encoding cytidylyltransferase domain-containing protein codes for MKKYLVLIPARKGSQRLPGKNMKMLGDLPLVGHSISYALKSGFYDIFVTTNDPDIVQYSSKRNVKVINRPDALAGNEEPILTAVQHAVASVEKGYDAVILLQPTNPLRPKSLLRKAIEVFEYENVESLMTVSRNEHKLGTITDNRFIPYNYKMGQRSQDLEPLYFENGLIYIVSTKLLKKGSLLGNTNYPLIVDHPFSEIDIDTESDFEKAEMYYEFYKENNSD; via the coding sequence ATGAAAAAGTATCTTGTTTTAATTCCTGCACGTAAAGGTTCCCAGCGACTACCGGGTAAGAATATGAAGATGCTAGGCGATTTGCCTTTGGTAGGTCACAGTATTTCGTATGCTCTTAAGAGTGGTTTCTACGATATTTTTGTAACTACTAATGATCCTGATATTGTGCAATATTCATCAAAAAGGAATGTTAAGGTGATTAATAGGCCAGATGCTTTAGCGGGCAATGAAGAACCGATATTAACCGCTGTTCAGCACGCAGTAGCATCTGTAGAAAAGGGTTATGATGCCGTAATCTTACTACAGCCAACCAATCCTTTGAGACCTAAAAGCCTATTGAGAAAAGCTATTGAAGTTTTTGAATATGAAAATGTTGAAAGCCTAATGACCGTTTCTAGAAATGAGCATAAGCTGGGCACGATAACAGATAACCGCTTTATTCCATATAACTATAAAATGGGGCAGCGCAGTCAGGACCTTGAACCACTATATTTTGAAAACGGATTAATTTATATTGTTTCTACTAAACTTTTAAAAAAAGGAAGCCTTTTAGGCAATACGAATTACCCGTTGATTGTAGATCATCCCTTTTCAGAAATAGATATCGATACAGAATCCGATTTTGAAAAAGCCGAGATGTATTATGAATTTTACAAAGAAAATAATAGCGATTAG
- a CDS encoding glycosyltransferase family 4 protein, translating to MRFAVITQIEHYKVGGNYYSYTPYIKEMNLWFNHVDAICIVAPLNSAKPGELDTAYERNEIEFKEVPAINLTSFYQFIHAFIKLPGILIAIYKAMAQADHIHLRCPGNMGLLGALVQILFPRKRKTAKYAGNWDPKAKQPWSYKLQKWILSNTFITKNMQVLVYGEWPNQTKNIKPFFTASYTEADTGAIPLRKYDLPLRFLFVGSLVAGKRPQYAIDLVEELILNGFPSELHFYGDGILKEQLRENLNNTNLKGALYLHGNQKPERVQEAYLKSHFLILPSKSEGWPKVVAEAMWWGTIPLVTPVSCVPFMLGKTERGILLKADLEADIAKLIPVLKNKEQLKLMANKASNWSRVYTLDRFNAEIKKLL from the coding sequence ATGAGATTTGCAGTAATTACACAAATTGAACATTATAAGGTAGGCGGAAACTATTATTCATACACACCTTATATAAAGGAAATGAATCTGTGGTTTAATCACGTAGATGCGATTTGTATAGTTGCTCCATTAAATTCTGCAAAACCCGGAGAATTAGATACTGCTTACGAAAGAAACGAAATTGAATTCAAAGAAGTGCCGGCGATCAATCTAACTTCATTTTATCAATTTATACACGCATTCATAAAACTTCCCGGAATTTTAATAGCGATTTATAAGGCGATGGCTCAAGCTGACCATATTCATTTGCGTTGCCCGGGCAATATGGGATTATTGGGGGCTTTAGTTCAAATTTTATTTCCGCGGAAGCGAAAAACAGCAAAATATGCAGGCAATTGGGATCCTAAAGCCAAACAGCCTTGGAGTTATAAGCTTCAGAAATGGATACTCAGCAATACGTTTATAACAAAAAACATGCAGGTTTTGGTATATGGCGAATGGCCCAATCAAACCAAAAATATAAAACCATTTTTTACTGCAAGTTATACTGAAGCTGATACAGGCGCTATTCCGCTAAGAAAGTATGACCTGCCGCTGCGCTTTTTATTTGTGGGAAGTCTAGTTGCCGGTAAACGACCTCAATATGCGATAGATCTTGTAGAAGAACTTATTTTAAATGGCTTTCCCAGTGAGTTACATTTTTATGGAGATGGTATTCTTAAAGAACAGCTACGAGAGAATTTGAATAATACTAATTTAAAGGGAGCTTTATATTTACACGGTAATCAAAAACCGGAACGTGTACAGGAAGCCTATCTAAAAAGTCACTTTTTAATTTTACCTTCTAAGAGTGAAGGTTGGCCAAAAGTTGTAGCTGAGGCGATGTGGTGGGGTACAATACCGCTGGTAACACCTGTTTCTTGTGTGCCATTTATGTTAGGTAAAACAGAACGAGGAATTCTTTTAAAAGCCGATTTAGAAGCAGATATAGCAAAACTAATTCCTGTTCTAAAAAATAAAGAGCAGCTAAAATTAATGGCTAATAAGGCCTCAAACTGGTCTAGAGTATATACTTTAGACCGTTTTAATGCCGAAATCAAAAAGCTTCTATAA
- a CDS encoding glycosyltransferase family 2 protein, protein MAHNLVSIIIPVFNRASFLEATLNSVKAQNYQNWECIVVDDHSTDDSWKILNTYQHEDSRFKVFKRPDARPKGANACRNFGFEQASGMYVNWFDSDDLMKPTFLQSKIDKHAGGNFDLVLSKTIISTLGSNEYVNEHRTKLSSNLLEDFLTRKITWYLPDPMFKKSFLIGHILFDENLLGGRIVIFSEK, encoded by the coding sequence ATGGCTCATAATTTAGTGTCAATCATTATCCCCGTGTTTAACCGCGCTTCCTTTTTGGAGGCCACGCTTAACTCAGTAAAAGCCCAGAATTATCAAAACTGGGAATGTATAGTTGTTGATGATCACAGCACGGACGATTCCTGGAAAATTTTGAATACCTATCAACATGAAGATTCCCGATTTAAAGTCTTCAAAAGACCAGATGCCAGACCCAAAGGCGCAAATGCTTGTCGTAATTTTGGTTTTGAACAAGCCAGCGGTATGTATGTAAATTGGTTCGATTCAGACGATCTGATGAAACCTACATTTCTTCAAAGTAAAATTGATAAACACGCAGGAGGTAATTTTGATCTTGTTTTGTCTAAAACAATTATTTCTACTTTGGGGTCAAATGAATATGTAAATGAGCATCGTACAAAGTTGAGTTCAAATTTACTTGAGGATTTCCTGACTCGGAAAATTACTTGGTACCTTCCAGATCCCATGTTTAAGAAATCCTTTTTGATAGGTCATATATTATTTGATGAGAATCTTCTTGGGGGCAGGATCGTGATTTTTTCAGAAAAATAG
- a CDS encoding glycosyltransferase family 2 protein — MNFSLIICTYHRPDAITNLLNSVINQSVYPNQIIVVDGSEGIETQNLSLEKTFKSLEYFKVEDDVRGLTRQRNYGISRLNEEAEVVCFLDDDVILDKKYFEEIIKTFQIRNDVVGIGGVATNENLWKPSKRAKSTDKIYVLDGYERKESQRFYLRNKLGLQSPDLPGIMPSFSHGRTYGYPLTGKVYEVDLLIGMAMSFRRNVIDSEKFSLYFDGYGLYEDADYSLRALKYGKNAICTSAKLQHYHDPAGRPQPYKYGNMVLRNGWYVWRVKYSNPDLKSRLKWNATALLLTLIRFSNVFTTSARKDAFLEASGRVAGWFSLFFNKPRS, encoded by the coding sequence ATGAATTTTTCACTAATCATTTGTACATATCATAGACCAGATGCCATTACGAATCTTTTAAATTCAGTAATAAATCAATCTGTCTATCCTAATCAAATTATTGTTGTGGATGGATCTGAAGGTATAGAAACGCAAAATCTTTCTTTAGAAAAAACATTTAAAAGTTTAGAGTATTTTAAAGTAGAAGATGACGTTCGTGGTCTTACGAGACAACGTAATTATGGTATTTCGCGGTTAAATGAAGAAGCTGAGGTAGTTTGTTTTCTAGATGACGATGTGATTTTAGACAAAAAATATTTCGAAGAAATTATTAAAACTTTTCAAATTCGTAATGATGTTGTAGGAATAGGCGGTGTTGCCACAAATGAAAATCTTTGGAAACCGTCAAAAAGAGCAAAATCAACAGATAAAATATATGTTTTAGACGGCTATGAACGTAAAGAATCTCAGCGTTTTTACCTTCGGAATAAACTAGGGTTACAATCTCCAGACTTACCTGGTATTATGCCTTCTTTCTCTCACGGGCGCACCTATGGTTACCCACTTACGGGTAAAGTTTATGAAGTTGATTTACTTATAGGAATGGCGATGAGTTTCCGCAGAAATGTTATAGATTCAGAAAAATTCAGCTTGTATTTTGATGGTTATGGTCTTTATGAAGATGCAGATTATAGTCTTAGAGCCCTTAAATATGGAAAGAACGCTATCTGTACATCGGCAAAACTCCAGCATTATCACGATCCTGCCGGTAGGCCGCAACCCTATAAATATGGTAATATGGTTTTGCGTAACGGCTGGTATGTATGGCGTGTAAAATATTCCAATCCTGATCTCAAATCACGATTAAAATGGAATGCTACGGCACTTTTATTAACGCTCATTCGCTTTAGTAATGTGTTTACAACTTCTGCAAGAAAAGATGCTTTTTTAGAAGCCTCAGGTAGAGTTGCCGGTTGGTTTAGTTTATTTTTCAATAAACCGCGTAGTTAA
- a CDS encoding glycosyltransferase, with protein sequence MKSDFFKNITLVITTYNRKVALCETLNKLKGIIPFKQIIICNDASTDLSYYGLYKHFSEIRWITNTSNEGLISSRNRLMNLVKTEYIISLDDDAHFLTPEALLNAINFMEENDDCGVLAFRLFWGLNKPKTTISRFKVKRVRNYVGCGHLYRTEVWKNVVVQYPDWYQFYGEEDYASLKLFKAGWHIYYFPQVLIHHRVSLKKRKRQKESQSRTRRSLHAAWSNYLIFYPRTIAYQRILYSLKEQIRLKLLKGDLKLIKYLSLAILDLIQFTPKRQRLNFRLDNDQLRNYLNLPQAPIYWKPKKVKSIDR encoded by the coding sequence ATGAAGTCTGATTTTTTTAAAAATATTACACTTGTTATTACAACTTATAATAGAAAAGTTGCTTTATGCGAAACATTGAATAAACTTAAGGGCATAATACCCTTTAAACAAATTATAATCTGTAATGATGCTTCAACAGATTTATCCTATTATGGATTGTATAAGCACTTTTCTGAAATCCGATGGATTACAAACACTTCAAATGAGGGGTTGATTTCAAGTAGGAATCGGTTGATGAATTTAGTAAAAACTGAATATATTATATCATTAGATGATGATGCTCATTTTTTAACTCCAGAAGCTTTGTTAAATGCGATAAATTTTATGGAAGAAAATGATGATTGCGGGGTTCTGGCATTTAGATTATTTTGGGGTCTAAATAAACCTAAAACCACTATATCTAGATTCAAAGTAAAAAGAGTGCGCAATTATGTAGGCTGTGGTCATTTATATAGAACTGAAGTCTGGAAGAATGTTGTAGTCCAATATCCTGATTGGTATCAATTTTATGGCGAGGAGGACTATGCTTCATTAAAATTATTTAAAGCTGGATGGCATATTTATTACTTTCCGCAAGTTCTTATTCATCATAGGGTGTCGTTGAAAAAACGTAAACGACAAAAAGAATCTCAAAGCAGAACTAGACGTTCACTACACGCAGCGTGGAGTAATTATTTGATATTCTATCCTAGAACTATTGCTTACCAGCGTATTTTATATTCTTTGAAAGAACAAATTCGCTTAAAGTTATTAAAAGGAGATTTGAAACTCATCAAGTATTTGAGCTTGGCAATTTTAGATCTGATTCAATTTACTCCTAAAAGGCAAAGGCTAAATTTTAGATTAGATAATGATCAACTTAGAAATTATTTAAATTTACCTCAAGCCCCAATTTACTGGAAACCCAAAAAGGTTAAAAGCATTGATAGATAA
- a CDS encoding glycosyltransferase family 4 protein, translating into MSKKKLAVVCNYILRADRIGGMDRFFVAFDTAAKKINYEIDWFFPDVETFDFYRDLTVFSAEDKLTVEAFFLDHLTTSKAKYDGLITHFTELSTPFYKDAKKLGSIKQIIAVDHNPRPLNGFPLKKQLKNKLKAFLYSKAIDRFIGVSSYTAKHIVKDLGKTVSLKTGVIYNGIDTSVFKKREGKSEAKTAYKFVVVSHLRESKGIQDLIDALSYLTPEIKSRIHISIYGEGPLEEGLKQQAQDLGVSELLEFKGSSSEIPQILANYDYLIQPTYMECFSLSILESLSANVPVITTTVGGNPEIITDGVNGFLFQPKDKTKLSSILTDIVNGNLKITKDTSVLIEKEYALDRMVAEHINLLN; encoded by the coding sequence ATGAGTAAAAAAAAACTGGCAGTAGTTTGTAATTATATATTGCGCGCAGACCGTATAGGTGGGATGGATCGTTTTTTTGTTGCTTTTGACACCGCTGCAAAGAAGATCAATTATGAGATTGACTGGTTTTTTCCAGATGTTGAAACTTTTGATTTCTATAGAGATTTAACTGTTTTTTCTGCGGAAGACAAACTTACAGTTGAAGCATTTTTCTTAGATCACCTCACAACTTCTAAGGCTAAATATGACGGCTTAATTACTCATTTTACTGAGTTGAGCACTCCATTTTATAAGGATGCTAAAAAGCTGGGGTCTATAAAACAGATAATTGCAGTAGATCATAATCCCAGACCTTTAAATGGGTTTCCGCTTAAAAAGCAACTTAAAAACAAATTAAAAGCATTTTTATACAGTAAGGCAATCGACCGTTTTATAGGCGTTTCCAGTTATACAGCTAAGCATATCGTCAAAGACCTGGGCAAAACCGTTTCTCTAAAAACCGGTGTCATTTACAATGGGATTGATACTTCGGTATTTAAAAAAAGGGAAGGTAAGTCTGAAGCCAAAACAGCGTATAAATTTGTAGTGGTTTCACATTTACGTGAATCTAAAGGAATTCAGGATTTAATTGATGCGTTGAGTTATTTGACACCTGAAATCAAGTCGCGTATTCACATAAGTATTTATGGGGAAGGACCTCTAGAAGAAGGTTTAAAACAGCAGGCCCAGGATCTTGGGGTTTCTGAACTATTGGAATTTAAAGGCAGTTCGTCTGAAATTCCTCAGATACTTGCTAACTACGACTACCTGATACAACCTACCTATATGGAGTGTTTCAGTCTTTCTATTTTAGAAAGTCTTTCGGCAAATGTGCCTGTTATAACGACAACGGTAGGAGGTAATCCTGAGATTATTACAGATGGAGTTAATGGCTTTCTTTTTCAGCCTAAAGACAAAACGAAACTTTCTTCAATTCTCACCGATATTGTAAACGGCAATCTGAAGATCACAAAAGACACTTCCGTTTTGATAGAAAAAGAATACGCTTTAGACCGAATGGTTGCAGAACACATCAATCTCTTAAACTAA